GATCGCATCACGCAAGAATTAGTCTGGATGCTCGACAAAGGGGAAGTCGTCGTCGTGTGGCTGTTTGACCAATCTGGCAGCATGAAGGATGACCAGGAAAAGATCCGCGATCGAGTTGGACGCGTCTATGACGAACTCGGGCTTACCGGCGTCTCCAAGGACGAAGCCTTGACTACCGGCGTCGCTAGTTTTGGCGCCAACTTCCAACTTCATACGAAAACGCCCACCAGCAATCGCGAAGAGATCGCCGCGGCGATCGCCGACGTTCCGGTTGATCCTTCGGGAGAAGAGTTGACGACGCAGGCGGTGATGGAAGTGATCACGCGGCATAAACGTTACGCCCAAATCTCAAAACGTCAGCTGGCGATCATTTTGGTTTCTGACGAGAGCGGCAACCCCGACAGCAATCAACGCTATCTGGAAGAGACGATTCAAGCGGCGAACAAAGCCAAGTGCCGCGTCTATGTCATGGGACGCGAAGCGATGTTCGGCTACCCGTACGGTCATGTTCGCTGGGAGAATCCTCGCAACGGCGATATCCACTTGCTGCCGGTCGACCGCGGCCCAGAAACGGCGCTAATCGAGCAACTGCAGACTGACGGATTTGGTAAGCGGCGTGACTCGATGCCCAGCGGATATGGCCCTTATGAGCAAGTTCGCTTGGCGAAAGAGACCGGAGGCATTTTCTTCATGCTCCCCGGCGAAGAAAAGGACCTCTATCAACTGAAGGATCATCGCTATAGCGTCGCCGCGATGGAGCCGTATCGCCCTGATTTGCGGCCGCGACGCGATCTGATGCGCGAAGCGATGCAAGATCCGCTTCAAGCCGTTATTTCCAAGGTGATCTACGATCTGAATCCCTACAACGAAGAAGTCGCCAGCGTTATCGAAATCCGGCGTCGCTTTTCTACCGACTTCGCGAAGCTAACGCAGCAGGTTCGCTATGAACAAGCGAAAATGTTGACCTACATTGAGTATCTCGACAAAGCGATCGCGGCGATCGAAAAAGCGCAACCGCTACGCGACGCTTCTCCCTACGTCCGTCAACAGGCCAACTTCGACTTACTGTACGCCCAGTTGCTCGCTTATCGCGTCCGCGCCTATGAATATGGCGCTTACCTGACCGAGTTTGTCAAAAAACCGCCGGCGCCCCCGAAATTGCCGACCCCCAAGCATGAGTTCCGCAGCTGGGATTTGATCACCGTCAAAAAGTTGTCGGCTGAAGAAGTGACTGCCGACGACATCCAAAAATCGCGAAAGCTACTGAAAGAAATCGTCAACGAGTATCCCGGCACTCCCTGGGCGGAACGCGCCAACTGGGAATTGAATCGCGGCTTCGGCGTCGCGCTGACACCCTGGCTATTCGACACCAGCCGCTTTCCGAATGCGAACAACAAATCCGCGCCGCCGATTCAGGTCCCCAAGCTGTAGGCTTGAAGATCGCGCACTCGGCATCGATTCTTCCCAAATGCCGAACGCTATTTTTTCTGGTTGGCCGCGATAGCTCCGCTATCGGGGCGGCGCAGCCGTAAGAGGCCTCAGGACTACGCTCGCCGTTCCTGGTGCGCAGGCCACTTCAAACGACATGGAAAGCAGCCGATTTTAGGCGCATTGCGGAGCGATGTCTCTTACCGACTTCGTCGGCCCCGATAGCGGGGCTATCGGGGCCAACCCTGGTAAATATTGCGTGGCGATTCAAAAGTAGATCGAAGCGGCCTGGCCGCGTTCTATTTCTTTTGGAGCGGCAATCCTGACTTGCGATCAAACTTGTCTGGCGTCCATTGCTGCGGAACGGCGTCTTCGGTCCGACTGGCCCACCCGTGGTATTCTCCTCGCATCCTCTCCAACGTCTGCGCGTATTGCGGCTGATCGACCAGATTCCGGAGCTGAAAGGGATCGCTCTTTACATCGTAAAGTTCTTCTTGCGGTCGCGGAGTCATCAATGGACCGCGCTGATCGGCGGGCAGCTTTCCTGCTTCCTCTAGCTTCAACATCGTCTCGAAGGTTGGGCTGCGCACGGCGTCGGCCGGAGGAGATCCGCTCAGATGGGGCAACGCGTTGTAGATGTAGAGATAATTTTTGGAGCGAATGCTGCGTTCGAATGCCTGATAATCGTGCCAGTTATGTTCGGAGAAAACATAGTCGCGCGTTTCGCTCCTTGGATCCTTCAGGATCGGCGCAAATGACTTCCCTTGAAATGTGGGGGACTTGGGAAGTCCGGCAAGTTCCAGGATCGTCGGCGCGATATCGACCGCGCTGACCAGGCTCTCAGTCGTTTGTCCCGGTCGTACGCCAGCCGGCCACTGCACGAGGAACGGCGTCTTCACGCCGCTGTCGTAGATCGTCGTCTTGCTGCGCGGAAACGGACGCCCATTGTCGGACATGAACAAGACGAAAGTATTGTCGGCGACCCCTTGTTCTTTCAGTTCGGCCATCACTTTGCCGACATACTCGTCGAGTCGAGCGATTTCGTCGTAATACATCCCCAAGTCATCGCGCACCGGAGGTTCGTCCGGCAAAAACGGGGGAACGACGATCTCGTCGCGCCGATGCGGCTTCTCAATGGTGTTAGCCGTATAAGGCCGGTGCGCGTCATTCGAGGCGAACCACATAAAAAAGGGTTGATCCCGCGGACGCTCGCGGAGCATCGTTTCCCAATTTTCGCAGCCGCTCGGGCGCCCCCCCATGATCCGATCAAAATTCTTTTCGGCCGGCTTGCCGAGATGCCATTTTCCCGCGGCGCCGGTGTAGTAGCCTGCTTGTTTTAATAGGCCGGCGAAAACGACCTGATCGGCAGGAAGCGGCATGTGAAGTTCCGCCGCGCCGGTGCTGTGGGGATATCTTCCCGTCACAATACTGCAGCGACTGGGGCTACAAGAGCTACAAGTCAGAAAAGCAGCGTCAAAGCGGATCCCCGCCGCCGCCATCCGATCAAGATTCGGCGTTTTGACATGAGGATGACCGTAGGGGCCTACGTCATTCCACCCAACGTCATCTCCGATAATAATAATGAAATTGGGTCGCTCGGCGGCGGACAGCGTCACCGGGGAGAGACTGAATGCCGCGATGATAAAGAACAAATACCTGAGCATGATGCGTCCTGTTGCGGATAACGGCGGGATGATCGGTTTAGGCGGGTGAAGGCTTTCATTCTAGCCAGCGGAGACGCGCCCGATCAAATTGACCTGTTTTTTGAAAATTTCGAAGGACCGCAATGGCGTTAATTTCTGTTCGAGACGTTTCCATCTCCTTTCATACGGCGCCGCTGTTGAATCAGGCCAATTTGCAGATTGAGCCTGGCGAGAGAGTCTGTCTGGTAGGTCGAAACGGAACCGGAAAATCGACGCTGCTGCGCATGTTGGCCGGCGAGCAGGCGACCGACGCAGGCGACGTTGTCGTCGGCCCAGAGGTCCGCGTCGCTACCTTATCGCAAACGGCGACTGCCGGAGAGGACCAAACGGTCTTTGATCTGGTCGCCGCAGGCTTGGGCGATATGGGCGAAACGCTGGCCGAATATCACCATCTGACCCATCAGATTGCAGTGGAAGCGACCGACGAAGTGGTCAACCGGCTCGATCAGCTGCAGCACAAGCTGGACATGGAGGATGGCTGGAATCAGCACCAATGGGTAGAGCAAGCGATCTCGGCGACCAAACTGGATGGAGACTCCAACTTCGCCGAGCTGTCAGTCGGCAAAAAACGTCGCGCCTTGTTCGCCCAGGCGCTCGCCAGCAAACCCCACGTTCTGCTGCTGGACGAACCGACCAACCACCTCGACATCGAATCGATTCTCTGGCTCGAAGAGTTCTTGCTCTCGTTCGACGGCACCATCGTCTTTGTGACGCACGATCGGATGTTCGCCCAAAAGTTAGCGACCCGCGTGGTCGATATCGATCGCGGCAAGTTAACTAGTTGGACCTGCGGGTTTGACGAATACGTCATCCGCAAAGAGGCGGCGCTCGAAGCGGAAGAAAAACAAAACGCCCTGTTTGACAAACGATTGGCGCAAGAAGAAGTCTGGGTCCGCCAAGGGATCAAGGCTCGCCGTACTCGCAACGAAGGCCGCGTGCGTGCACTCAAGAAGATGCGAGATGAATACCAAAGTCGCCGGACCCGGATCGGCACGGTCAAGTTTGACGTGCAACAAGCCGAACGGTCGGGACAGGTCGTCATTCGGGCCGAGGATATCAGCCACTCGTTTGGTGATTTCGTCATCTGTAAAGACTTCTCGACCACCATCATGCGGGGAGACAAGATCGGCGTGCTCGGCCCCAACGGCGTCGGCAAGACGACGCTGCTTCGCATTCTGCTGGGAGAATTGAAGCCGACCGAAGGGGAAGTTTCTGTCGGCAGCAAAGTGGAGATCGCCTATTTCGATCAGCTGCACGCCGCACTCAACGAAGAACAGACGCTGCGACAAAACATCGGCGAAGAAAACGAATTTGTGAACATCAACGGGCGTTCACGCCATGTCATCGGTTATCTGCAGGAATTTTTGTTCACGCCGGAACAGTCGAATCGCCCGATCAAAAATCTTTCAGGCGGAGAGCGAAATCGTCTGCTGCTGGCCCGCCTGTTCGCCAAACCGTCGAACTTGCTGATTCTTGACGAACCGACGAATGATCTCGACGCCGACACGCTCGATCTGCTGGAAGACCTGGTGGTGAACTACGCCGGAACGCTGATCGTGGTCAGCCACGATCGTAGTTTCCTCAACAACGTCGTCACGTCGACAATCGCGTTTGAAGGAGACGGCTTCGTCAAACAATATGCCGGCGGTTACGACGATTGGCTCGCCCAGCGGAAACGCCAGGAAGAAGAAGCCAAAGCCTTGGCGAAATCTTCCAGCAAAGAAAACGACAAACGCGACACCGCCCGAGCGCGAAAATTGACCAACAAAGAGCAGCAAGAATTAAAAACGCTGCCGGCCAAAATCGAGGCGCTGGAAGCGGAACAAGCCCAACTGCAAGAGCAGATGGCCGATCCGACCTTCTATCAGAAACCTGCCGGCGAAATCAAAGTTGTCACAACTCGATTGGATGCGATCGGCGACGAAATGCTCTCGGCGATGGAGCGGTGGGAAGACCTTGAGTCAATCGCCGGCGGTTAGGGCCAACAGGCGCCATGCTCTTATCACGTTTACGTGAAAAGAGCATGGCTTAAGTCTTGTAGGTTGGGTGCAGCGCAGCGAAACCCAACATCTGACGAATCGATTGGCGGGTTACGCAAGCCATCCACGCCGCAACGGACGTTTCAGCGACTTTTGGCTTGCTCCACCCTCTACCTGACTAAGCGGCTAACTGGTCAGCGCGAACGCGACCAACATCACCAGCCAGACGGCGTCGAGAAAGTGCCAGTAGTCGGAGCAGATCGACACGGCGACATAGTTTTCGTGGTCGTATCCATCGCGGCAGGCACGATTGGTGACCATTGCCAGCGTCGCCAAGCCGCCGATCACGTGCAATGCGTGAACAAACACCAACACAAACATCAGGCCATATAGCTTGATGTCAGGGCCGCTGGCGAAGTGCTCGGCTAACAGGCGATTCAGCCCGTTCGCTTGAAAAACGAGAAATACCAGCGCCATTCCGCCAGCGACAAAAAGCCAGCGGCGAAACCAAACCTGCTTCTCAACGCGGACCGATTGGACGGCGCGATGCAGCGCGTAGCCGACGCCGACCATAAATAGAGTGCTGATCCACAAACTGGCCGGAACGCCGGAGAACGAGACCGTGCGGTCGATCGAACTGGTCGACCAAATGACGAAATAGGCGATCAAGCTGGCCGCAAAAAACACGGAAAGCGTCGCAATGAACAGAAAAAATCCAAGCCGTGCCTGGTGAATCTCGCGGCGCATCGGTAATACCGAGAGCGAGTCCTTGATCATGTGCTGACTCCGTGATCGGAAAACCAGAACCAGCAACAAGGGAAAAGCCACCCCAATACTGGGGCATGCGGTAAGTCAGATGACGTTATACGTAACGCCGGGAACCGATGCAAGAGATCGCAGCGGCGACTTACCAGCCGACAGCTTGGCTTCTTCCTACTCTGCCGCTTCCTGCATCTGCGAGTTATGCAGCGCTTCGACCTGGGGTTCATACTCTTTGGCGTCCATCAGCGTCACGCTAATAAACAAAGCGACAAACGCCAACGAAAAGAGAAACGAGAGCGTGATGAACGGTTTCTCGTATCGCAAATGCATGAAGTAAACCGCAACCAAGGTCGCTTTGACCGTCGCGATCCCCATGGCGACCCAGATATCGATCGCGCCAAAGTCGATTTCATAAATCGCCACCGTCAGCCCGGTCAGCACCAGCAGCGCGGTGAACGTACCTAACAAGGTGCTCATCGGCATCACGTGCGCATGAAGGCCGTGACCGTGCGAATCGTCGTTATGTTGTGCGTGATCGCTCATCGCGTCGATCTTCCGATTAGTGGATCAGGTAAAGAAGCGGGAAGAGGTAAATCCAGATCAAGTCGACCAAGTGCCAATACAGGCCCACATAGTCGACCGGACCAAAATACTCGCTGCTGAATTCACCTTTGTTGGCCCGATAGATCAGCCACCCAATCGCGCCCATGCCGCCGATAATGTGAATCGCGTGAATTCCGGTCATCATGTAATAGATGCCGAAAAAGATATGGATGTTTCGGACTCCTTGAGCGCCGCCATGTCCGTGTCCGCCTTCTTCGGCGTGAGCATGTTCAGCATGATCACCGCCTGCGGAGGTCGAACCATGTTCTTCATCGTGAGCCGGCGCTTCGGTCGCGTGCTCGTCGCCGTGTGCGGCCTGATTCGCTTTCGACACATATTTGTCAGCGACGGCCGGATATTGCTCTTGGGCGAAATGGTTGTAGATGCCGGGATAAAGTTCGTGCTGAAACTTGGTGGTGTATTCGACCGTTTTCACGCCGAGAAAGACGCCGGCCAAAGCCAACGTAATCCACAGCAGCACGATCAGCAGTCTTTTCTGGCTCAGTTGCGCCGCACGCACCGCCCAGGCCATCGTCAAGCTGCTGACGATCAGCACGACCGTATTGAGCGCGCCGAGCATCGCGTTCAGCTCTTTGGCGGCGTCAATAAAGATTTCGGGGTGCAGCGAACGGTAGATCGCATAGGCGCAAAACATGCCGCTGAAGAACAGGACTTCCGTAATCAGGAACATCCAAATTCCCAGCTTCCCCGAATCGAATTGCTGTTGCGGCGATTCGAAATGGTGGGCGACATGCGCCTCGGGGCTGTGGTGACCATGCGCGTCGTGTTCGTGCGTCGACTCAGCGACCGTCATCGTACTTGTTTCCATCAGTGGCTAGACGTTTTTTTAGCTGGTCCGGGCACGGTGACATAGCCGCCTTCCCGTTCATCGTATCGCAAATTGCTGTAGTCGTAGGGATCGCCGACCGGCGGCGGGTTGTCAAAGTTGGCCAACGGCGGAGGCGAACTGCACATCCACTCCAGCGTGTTAGCGCCCCACGGATTCGCCGGAGCCTTCTTGCCGCGGTAGAGCGAGTACAACAGCACGCCGATCGCGCCCACCATACCGATGCCCAGCAAAAATGCTCCCAGCGTCGACAACTGGTGATAAATCTGAAACTCTTCGACGTACCGAGCATAGCGACGCGGCATGCCGCGAGCGCCCATGATGAACTGCGGGAAGAACGTCAGGTTGAATCCCAAAAAGACGATCAAGCAGAACAAACGGCCGGCGTTCTCGTTATACATGACGCCGAACATCTTCGGCCACCAGTAATAGAGCCCGCCCACAAAAGCGACCAGCGTTCCGCCCATCATCACGTAGTGAAAGTGAGCGACCACAAAGTACGTGTCGTGCAGTTGAATGTCGGTCGCCAAAGCGCCGAGAAACAGCCCGGTCAAACCGCCGATCGTAAACAGGAAGATGAACGCCAACGCGTAGCACATCGGCGTCGCCAGGCTGATCGATCCTTTGTACATCGTCGCGAGCCAGTTAAACACTTTGATCGCCGATGGAATCGAAACGCTAAAGGTGAGCCCGCTGAAAACGACCGCCGCAAGTTGCGACTGACCGCTGACGAACATGTGGTGCCCCCAAACCAGGAATCCCAACAATGCGATCGCGATCGAGCTATAGGCGATAAAGCGGTAACCAAAGATATGCTTGCGGCTAAAAACCGCGATCAGTTCGCTGATGATCCCCATCGCCGGCAAAATCATGATGTACACGGCGGGGTGCGAATAGAACCAGAAGAAGTGCTGGAACAACACGGGATCGCCCCCCATCTCGGGATCAAATATCCCGATATGCAGCGCACGCTCGGCGATCAACAACAAACCGGTGATGCCGAGAACCGGCGTCGCCAACAGCTGAATGATCGACGTCGCGTAGATCGACCACAGAAAGAGCGGCATCTTGAACCAGGTCATCCCGTGGGGACGCATGGTGTTGATCGTCACAATGAAGTTGAGCCCGGTAAAAATCGAGCTGAACCCCAGGACGAAGACGCCGAGCAAAGCCAAGATCACTCGCGTGCTGGTCGTCACGCTATACGGCGTATAGAACGTCCAGCCGGTATCGAGTCCGCCAAAGATGATCGCGCAGAGGAAGAAGATCGCACCGACGACCCACAGGTAGAAGCTACCGAGGTTCATTCGGGGAAACGCGACATCCTTCTGACCGAGCATCACCGGCAACACGAAGTTGCCCAGCGCCGCCGGAATACTAGGGATGATGAACAAAAAGGTCATCACCGCTCCATGCAGCGTGAACATCTGGTTGTATTGGTCTTCGGTGAGGAAGAGTTTCGTCCCGGTGAACAGTTCCGCACGCAAGATCAGCGCGAAGATCCCTCCCAGGAAAAACGATACCAAGATGCCAACCAGGTACATCACCCCGATCCGCTTGTGATCGAGGGTGAACAACCATGACCCGACGCCGCTGGAAGCCAACAGGTAGTTGTCTTCCCGCGTCTGGGCGCCGTCTAAATTGGCGGCTTGAAACTTATCTGGCGTCGAACCAACGCTCATTTGGATTTCTCGTTACTTCAGGCTCTTGATGAATTCGGCGATCGCCGTGATATCCTTGTCGCTCAAGCGCGAACTGGGGAACACCGGCATGACCGGTTGATATCCAGCGACCACTTTGGCTCGCGGATCGCGAATCGACTCGCGAATGTAGTTTTCATCCATCACGGCTTCAGTGCCGTCGGTGAACTTGTGCGCTGTTCCGAAACTGTCTTTGAACGAAGGACCGGCTTTCTTCGTGCCGTCGATCGAATGACAGCTGATGCAGCCTTTGCGTTTGTAGAGCAACTCGCCTACTTCGGCCATGGTGCGGCCTTCGTACAAGTTGGCGGCTTTTTCTAACCACGCGTCAAAGTCGCCGGTCTCGTAGACGTAAACAAACGCATGCATGTTGGAGTGATCGCGACCGCAGTACTCGGCGCAGAACAAGTCGTGCGGTTTGTGTTCATCGGGGTTAATGCCCGAACCAGTCGTGTTGACCGCTTCGACCCAGATCTCGTTGTAGCGTCCCGGCACGCAGTCCATTTTGGTCCGGAAGGCCGGCACAAACATGTTGTGCAGCACGTCTTCCGACTCCAGGATAAACCGGACCGGACGTCCCACCGGAATGTGCAGATCGCTCGACTCGGCGCCGTTCGGATAGACGAACAGCCAAGACCATTTCTTCGCCTGAACATGAATTTCATAGGCGTCGTCCGGCGGCGTCCGCATGCTCATGTAGTTGGTGAAGCCCATCACGAAGAAGACGACCAACAGGAACGACGGCAACACCGACCAGGCGATTTCCAACGTGTTGTTGTGCGTCGGCGACGGCTGCGGCCCATGTCCCGGTCGGCGATAGTACTTCAAAACGAAGTAGACCATCACGCCGACGATCAGAACGAAAAAGAAGGCCGAGATCCAATAGATCAGGTCGAACAGATCGTCGACCATCGGCGCAAACGTGGAGTTGGCGGGACCGAAAAACAGACCGCCGTCGGCGTCCGCCAACAAAGGCAAATTGCTGAGCAAATTCATTGTGCTTTAGCGCGTGGTGACAGAGACGTTCTCTTCGACAGGCCAGTTCGCCTTCCGTGCTTCTTTTGCTTGCCGTCGTCGGCGAAACCAACTAGAAGCAAGCCAAAACGGTGCGAGATACATCAGCAAAGCGGCCAACATGGTTGCGCCGCCAACTTTCATGATATTCATCGCCACCGGGCCATAGGCGCCTGTGCTGGGATCGTAATGAAAGCAGAATAGCAGAAATCGATCGGTCGTTGTGCCGATCTTGCCTTCACTTGCTTCCACTAACGAAAGCCGCAACGTTTGCGGCGGAAATTCCACGCCATACATATAACGGGAGATTCTCCCGTCTGGAGTGCAGAGAGTCAGCAGCGCCGGATGAGCGTACTCGTTACGCTCTGGCACATACCGAAATTGAAAGCCGATCGCGTCGGCCAATTTCTGAATGCTCGCTTGGTCGCCGGTCAAAAAGTGCCAACCGTCGGCGCTCTCAGGGCGACCATAGAGATCGAGATATTTTTCTTTGGTCTGCAGCGCCTTCTCCGGCGTCTCCGTCGGATCAATGCTGACCGAGATGACCTGGTACTCTTGTCCCGCTGTCCAGATGACGCGATCCAAGCCGTCCACCAAGCCGTTCAACTGTACCTGACAAAGCATCGGGCAGTTGGAATAGTTCATCGAGAGAATGACAGGGTTCTTCCCTTGGAAGTAATCTCCCAAACGCACCGTCTCGCCGGCGTCGTCGCGGAAGGTCAGATCGAGCGGCAATAGGTCATTGGGATGTTCGATGATCGTCAGATCGCGAAGCTCTTGCGGGTCTTCACCCGGAACTTCGGCGCGCAACTGCTGCGATGTCGCCGTCAAGGCGATCAGCAAAATTGCGGCATTCGCGAACTGCAAGACCGGCGACATGGGACCCTATTTGGCTTTCGTCGAGTAATCATTCACGACCAACTGCATGGCGCGGTCGATCGGCAGGCTAACCTGCCCCGCTTCTTTGTTGACCCAGCCGTAGCCGTTCAACGAAGCCTGTTGGGCGCTGAGGATATTGCCCGTCACGTCCGACTTCATGTTCACCACTTGCTCGTTGTGCAGCGTATTGGCGAACTGGTGATATGTGGCCTGCAGCCCCATCACGATCGCGAAGGTCAAAATGGCGCTGACGAAACCAACCACAGCGATCACCGGCGTGTTCAGGTCGTCCTTCTGAGCCGGCAAAACGGCTTCGTGCCCCAAATGGGCGTCGGTCGATAAAATCTTGCGTTCGAGTTCAGCAACTTCGGACATTGCTCTTTCCTCCTCTACTTACATGTTTTTCAATGCGAGCGATTCGGGAAGTCGCGGATCGCGGATCGCCAGCAAACGGCGTTCAGCAGCAATCCAAGCAATGTTCCCGATAAAAAAGCCGCCCAAACCGATCAGGCAGGCTAATTCCATCCATCCCAACGGAAGTTTTTCCGGCGAGTACTGCGGCATGACGAGCCAAAACATGTCGACCCAATGCATGACCAGCAGGAATATCGCCCATCCCACCATTAACGCCTTATTACGGCGAACTGCGCGGGACATTGTTCCAAGGAACGGGATGATGAACTGCCCAAATAGTAACACCAGAGAAACGCTACGCCATGCGTCATTTTGTCGCACCAGATACCAAACCGTTTCTTCCGGAATATTGCCGTACCAGTACAGCAAGTACTGGCTGAAAGCGATGTATCCCCAGAACAAAACGAACCCGAAAATAAATTTGCTTAAGTCGTGGTAGCGCTCGACTGTTATCACGTCCTTCAGCTTGCCCCACGATTGCAGGGTAGCGCAACAGATTAAGGTGAAAGAAAAGAACGAAACCATCGCCCCAGCGAAGAAATAGACGCCAAACATCGTGCTGAACCACTTCGGATCAAGCGACATCGCCCAATCGAACGAAGCGAACGTGACAGTTAGTGCGAATGCAAACACGACCAGCGGGCTCTTGTTTTCCATTCGCAACGTCAGTTGGGGATCTCCGGAATCATCCTGGGCCGTCGACTTCGCCAGGAAGTACCAAGCTGCGGCAATCCACACGCTGAAGTAAATCACCGCGCGGATGGTGAAGAACGTCGCATTGAGATACGGCTCTTTACCGGCCAACAGATGATCGGTCGCCATCAGTTCGGCGTCGTTCCACTGGAACAGCACATGGCTGCCCGAGAGCACCGAGAAGAGAATCGGCAAAAACAGCAGCGCCATC
The nucleotide sequence above comes from Blastopirellula sp. J2-11. Encoded proteins:
- a CDS encoding vWA domain-containing protein, with protein sequence MAAVILLALLTFDPPPDRSAHAIVLDDVIEEPLDRPLEDELDELEDLATEMSITMMPSSISGLSGAAPASLSAPPFETQLMEDMIGPEVSLVDLELLTKPNDTLMQELPVGTQGAVNAVVGDYNEAMDRITQELVWMLDKGEVVVVWLFDQSGSMKDDQEKIRDRVGRVYDELGLTGVSKDEALTTGVASFGANFQLHTKTPTSNREEIAAAIADVPVDPSGEELTTQAVMEVITRHKRYAQISKRQLAIILVSDESGNPDSNQRYLEETIQAANKAKCRVYVMGREAMFGYPYGHVRWENPRNGDIHLLPVDRGPETALIEQLQTDGFGKRRDSMPSGYGPYEQVRLAKETGGIFFMLPGEEKDLYQLKDHRYSVAAMEPYRPDLRPRRDLMREAMQDPLQAVISKVIYDLNPYNEEVASVIEIRRRFSTDFAKLTQQVRYEQAKMLTYIEYLDKAIAAIEKAQPLRDASPYVRQQANFDLLYAQLLAYRVRAYEYGAYLTEFVKKPPAPPKLPTPKHEFRSWDLITVKKLSAEEVTADDIQKSRKLLKEIVNEYPGTPWAERANWELNRGFGVALTPWLFDTSRFPNANNKSAPPIQVPKL
- a CDS encoding sulfatase produces the protein MLRYLFFIIAAFSLSPVTLSAAERPNFIIIIGDDVGWNDVGPYGHPHVKTPNLDRMAAAGIRFDAAFLTCSSCSPSRCSIVTGRYPHSTGAAELHMPLPADQVVFAGLLKQAGYYTGAAGKWHLGKPAEKNFDRIMGGRPSGCENWETMLRERPRDQPFFMWFASNDAHRPYTANTIEKPHRRDEIVVPPFLPDEPPVRDDLGMYYDEIARLDEYVGKVMAELKEQGVADNTFVLFMSDNGRPFPRSKTTIYDSGVKTPFLVQWPAGVRPGQTTESLVSAVDIAPTILELAGLPKSPTFQGKSFAPILKDPRSETRDYVFSEHNWHDYQAFERSIRSKNYLYIYNALPHLSGSPPADAVRSPTFETMLKLEEAGKLPADQRGPLMTPRPQEELYDVKSDPFQLRNLVDQPQYAQTLERMRGEYHGWASRTEDAVPQQWTPDKFDRKSGLPLQKK
- a CDS encoding ATP-binding cassette domain-containing protein, whose protein sequence is MALISVRDVSISFHTAPLLNQANLQIEPGERVCLVGRNGTGKSTLLRMLAGEQATDAGDVVVGPEVRVATLSQTATAGEDQTVFDLVAAGLGDMGETLAEYHHLTHQIAVEATDEVVNRLDQLQHKLDMEDGWNQHQWVEQAISATKLDGDSNFAELSVGKKRRALFAQALASKPHVLLLDEPTNHLDIESILWLEEFLLSFDGTIVFVTHDRMFAQKLATRVVDIDRGKLTSWTCGFDEYVIRKEAALEAEEKQNALFDKRLAQEEVWVRQGIKARRTRNEGRVRALKKMRDEYQSRRTRIGTVKFDVQQAERSGQVVIRAEDISHSFGDFVICKDFSTTIMRGDKIGVLGPNGVGKTTLLRILLGELKPTEGEVSVGSKVEIAYFDQLHAALNEEQTLRQNIGEENEFVNINGRSRHVIGYLQEFLFTPEQSNRPIKNLSGGERNRLLLARLFAKPSNLLILDEPTNDLDADTLDLLEDLVVNYAGTLIVVSHDRSFLNNVVTSTIAFEGDGFVKQYAGGYDDWLAQRKRQEEEAKALAKSSSKENDKRDTARARKLTNKEQQELKTLPAKIEALEAEQAQLQEQMADPTFYQKPAGEIKVVTTRLDAIGDEMLSAMERWEDLESIAGG
- a CDS encoding heme-copper oxidase subunit III; protein product: MIKDSLSVLPMRREIHQARLGFFLFIATLSVFFAASLIAYFVIWSTSSIDRTVSFSGVPASLWISTLFMVGVGYALHRAVQSVRVEKQVWFRRWLFVAGGMALVFLVFQANGLNRLLAEHFASGPDIKLYGLMFVLVFVHALHVIGGLATLAMVTNRACRDGYDHENYVAVSICSDYWHFLDAVWLVMLVAFALTS
- a CDS encoding cytochrome C oxidase subunit IV family protein, translated to MSDHAQHNDDSHGHGLHAHVMPMSTLLGTFTALLVLTGLTVAIYEIDFGAIDIWVAMGIATVKATLVAVYFMHLRYEKPFITLSFLFSLAFVALFISVTLMDAKEYEPQVEALHNSQMQEAAE
- a CDS encoding cytochrome c oxidase subunit 3 family protein translates to MTVAESTHEHDAHGHHSPEAHVAHHFESPQQQFDSGKLGIWMFLITEVLFFSGMFCAYAIYRSLHPEIFIDAAKELNAMLGALNTVVLIVSSLTMAWAVRAAQLSQKRLLIVLLWITLALAGVFLGVKTVEYTTKFQHELYPGIYNHFAQEQYPAVADKYVSKANQAAHGDEHATEAPAHDEEHGSTSAGGDHAEHAHAEEGGHGHGGAQGVRNIHIFFGIYYMMTGIHAIHIIGGMGAIGWLIYRANKGEFSSEYFGPVDYVGLYWHLVDLIWIYLFPLLYLIH
- a CDS encoding cbb3-type cytochrome c oxidase subunit I, coding for MSVGSTPDKFQAANLDGAQTREDNYLLASSGVGSWLFTLDHKRIGVMYLVGILVSFFLGGIFALILRAELFTGTKLFLTEDQYNQMFTLHGAVMTFLFIIPSIPAALGNFVLPVMLGQKDVAFPRMNLGSFYLWVVGAIFFLCAIIFGGLDTGWTFYTPYSVTTSTRVILALLGVFVLGFSSIFTGLNFIVTINTMRPHGMTWFKMPLFLWSIYATSIIQLLATPVLGITGLLLIAERALHIGIFDPEMGGDPVLFQHFFWFYSHPAVYIMILPAMGIISELIAVFSRKHIFGYRFIAYSSIAIALLGFLVWGHHMFVSGQSQLAAVVFSGLTFSVSIPSAIKVFNWLATMYKGSISLATPMCYALAFIFLFTIGGLTGLFLGALATDIQLHDTYFVVAHFHYVMMGGTLVAFVGGLYYWWPKMFGVMYNENAGRLFCLIVFLGFNLTFFPQFIMGARGMPRRYARYVEEFQIYHQLSTLGAFLLGIGMVGAIGVLLYSLYRGKKAPANPWGANTLEWMCSSPPPLANFDNPPPVGDPYDYSNLRYDEREGGYVTVPGPAKKTSSH
- the coxB gene encoding cytochrome c oxidase subunit II, with the protein product MNLLSNLPLLADADGGLFFGPANSTFAPMVDDLFDLIYWISAFFFVLIVGVMVYFVLKYYRRPGHGPQPSPTHNNTLEIAWSVLPSFLLVVFFVMGFTNYMSMRTPPDDAYEIHVQAKKWSWLFVYPNGAESSDLHIPVGRPVRFILESEDVLHNMFVPAFRTKMDCVPGRYNEIWVEAVNTTGSGINPDEHKPHDLFCAEYCGRDHSNMHAFVYVYETGDFDAWLEKAANLYEGRTMAEVGELLYKRKGCISCHSIDGTKKAGPSFKDSFGTAHKFTDGTEAVMDENYIRESIRDPRAKVVAGYQPVMPVFPSSRLSDKDITAIAEFIKSLK